TATCCAACCATTACCAGACAACTCTCCAGGGAAACTTCTGGAAAGGTCGATTTCTACCCAAATGTAATTTTCAGATTTATATGACTTAACTCTATTACCTGTAACCAAGTTTACAAACACGACTGCGTTGGGATTAAGTGTTGTAATAAAAGCTCCTTTTGTACTTGGTTGGCGAAGTAAAGTTACAGGCTGTACAATTTGCCGACATGCACTGCCAATAGTAGGTTTAGTCCATAGGTTTTGAGCGTTGTTATTCGTCTGACAAAATGTCAGCACAGCAGTTTGAATAAATCCTGAAGTCGGAGATTTGATTCTGACAAATCTATCTCCACTAGCTGGTATATATGCTAAATTAATCTTTGTTTTTGCTGACAATATTCTGATAGCCTTCGATGATGTTGAAGGGTCTTGAAAAATTGGAGTATCTACTTTAGTTGCACGACAACTCGACTGTGAAGAATTGGAGATAGTCTGTGTGATTTGAGCAAATACAGGTACACCCAGAGTGAACGTAGCAATCTTTACTAGAGTAAAAATATACAATAACTTCTGAAATTCCACGTTTTTTCCTAAATATCACTTATAAAAAACTCTACATTAGATTCGCAACTTATCGAAACAGAATTCAGGAGTCAGGAGCCAGAATTCATTCTGAATTCTGTGCGGCTGGTGGATGAATAAACGGGTTTAAAGCCCCATCCAAATCCTAGATTTGGTGGTCTTTTCCCAAAGGGAGACGTTAGCGAGTATTTGAGCGTCTTGATTCTGACCGGAGGCGGAGCATCTCCGGCTCCGCTCCTGAATTCTTCTTCAAAAACGCTGACGTTAAAAGAGCCTAAAAAAATTATTTTTAGCTATTAGACATCATATAATGACTGATTACTGCTAATTACCAACTAGTCCCAATCTCTTAATTATGAATAAATTCAATAATACGGGAATACTTGAAAACTTTGTCAATACAGTGATGGGAGTAAAAACTCTTAATCAACAAAAGTCTCCAAATACATTCATAGCTACTACACAAGAATTAGATGTCAGGGCAGTTTTAGTTTATACACTAGGAACTATCCTACAAATATTAGTCATGATTTTCGTGTTACTGGTTATGGAAAAATTAGTAATATTGATTGATAAAAATTCTTATTTTTCTAGCTGGTTTAGTACTTTATTGACGGGATTATTTTTTGCATTATTGAGTATCCGCTCCCGAATTTTTTCTCTTTTAGATAATACCCGTTCTCGTCAGACTTATGACCAGGTAATCAGACCAAGATGGTCTCCTCCACCTTTAGCATTTCCTATAGTTTGGATGATAATTGCCATTCTGCGGGTAATTTCTTCTGTATTAGTTTGGCAGCAAATGAATCACCAGTTTTTAGTGCTACCTTTAATTTTGTTTGTGGTACATCTGGCTTTAGGAGATACCTGGAATACGATTTTTACTGTAGAACGGAGATTAGGGGCAGCTGTTCCTGTCGTTATTTTAGGCCCTTGGTTATCTGCTGTAATAGTGACGGCAATTTATTGGCAAACTAATCCTGTAGCGGGAATGACTTTATCATTTTCTTGTGTATGGCTAACTTTAGCGGCTGTATTGGTATTTAGAATTTGGCAATTAAATGGTTCTGAACCACTGTATCCTTTGAAACTAAAGCCTTTGGAGAAATAAATCCTCAAAATTCACCAAGACAAGAAAGCAAGGAAAAATATCACTTGACTTTTGAGTATGTGCCCAGATTTCCGCTTTAGACACTTCCAATAAATAAATTATTCAATGTTGTGGGTGTGCAACATGAGCGCCTTTGCTTACTGGGCGGGCGAGACGCCCACCCCACATTAACAATTAAAAATTAAAAATTTCAGATGGATTGCTAGATGAGGTGAAAAGTCAGGGGACTAAATCAGGAATTTTGCGGAGGTTGAAAGTTAATCAACAGAAAGTAGTATACTTTTCTGGGTTCGCCTAAAGCTATCTAAAAGTTTCGTTTAAAAACAAAGAATTTTGGGGTTGCTCTAAATGCTAAGTCCTGTGGTAACAGTCAGTATCTTTCAAAAACAACCCGATCCTAAAGCATTTTCGGCAGGCCAAGTCATCTTTGAAGAAGGACAGCCTGGTGATGAAATGTACGGCATTCTCGAAGGAGAGGTAGATATATTAGTCAATGGCAAGATTGTAGAAACCATTGAAACGGGCGAAGTTTTTGGTGCCGGGGTACTTGTAGGAGTAGAAGATAGAACTTACTCAGCTATTGCCAAGGTGGATAGCAAGCTAGGTTTCCTCGATCGGGAAGGGTTTCTCTTTGCCGTTCAGGAAACACCCGTGTTTGCCCTACAGGTGATGAAAAGTTACTCAGAACGCCTGAGTCGCTTGCAGCATATTATCTAAAGCACGTCAGAAGGCAGCAGCAGAAGTAGCTGACAAGTGTATGTTCCCCACTGGGAAGCTTCTAATAGAGAGCGTTTTGCAGAACACCAAATCTCTGATTTGGTCAGATAATGCGGTGTTCTACCAATTGGCTTCTCTAGCTTCTGCCTTTTTTGGTGAAAAATGCGGAATTTACCTCAATACTGCTCGCTCTGTGGATTTTTAACTCGGAATTGGGTTTGGGGTAAAGGTTAAAGGTTTTTTCTTTCCCCTTTCCCCCGCCCCTTATCCCCAGAGGGGCCCCACCTTACCCTTTTCACCAAAACCCGACAAGTATTGGAATTTACCTGAGGTAGCAATGGCACGTAAACGGTTGATTATTGAAATGGGGATGGGAATAGATC
This Nostoc sp. C052 DNA region includes the following protein-coding sequences:
- a CDS encoding Crp/Fnr family transcriptional regulator, giving the protein MLSPVVTVSIFQKQPDPKAFSAGQVIFEEGQPGDEMYGILEGEVDILVNGKIVETIETGEVFGAGVLVGVEDRTYSAIAKVDSKLGFLDREGFLFAVQETPVFALQVMKSYSERLSRLQHII
- a CDS encoding TspO/MBR family protein; translated protein: MNKFNNTGILENFVNTVMGVKTLNQQKSPNTFIATTQELDVRAVLVYTLGTILQILVMIFVLLVMEKLVILIDKNSYFSSWFSTLLTGLFFALLSIRSRIFSLLDNTRSRQTYDQVIRPRWSPPPLAFPIVWMIIAILRVISSVLVWQQMNHQFLVLPLILFVVHLALGDTWNTIFTVERRLGAAVPVVILGPWLSAVIVTAIYWQTNPVAGMTLSFSCVWLTLAAVLVFRIWQLNGSEPLYPLKLKPLEK